The following proteins are co-located in the Desulfuromonas acetoxidans DSM 684 genome:
- a CDS encoding multidrug effflux MFS transporter: MKPSIEQHKALYITYLALLAATPPLSTDMYLAALPEIASSWGVGKDLINLTLVLWFASFSVSILISGSLSDKYGRKPLLLWGLSLFVVTSFLCAGAGSAQMLILFRIFQGLGAGAPAAIVLAIIRDRFTGKERHQAIAYVMTIVAVAPMVAPIIGAMLLEFFNWRFIFVMQGVMVSITLLVTFAFKESLADPLNISLKRLMTRYTVHFRNKEFMFASISMGILVLPFYGFIAFSPIYYITIHGLSEKMFSLLFGLNALSSMCGAFSSSFIVKWVSDKTVITVSIYGCVIAGIGLMVLGSQHFLYFFVFMAFFSFCTGISRPISGNMILGLVKTDVGSASSFLVFYQFISGALCMAFVTLQWSYPVLVYGSLTTIVSILVLILWARIAPHLNPIH; encoded by the coding sequence ATGAAACCTTCGATTGAACAGCATAAAGCGCTCTACATTACCTATCTTGCCTTGCTGGCAGCGACACCACCCCTGTCAACAGACATGTACCTGGCCGCCCTGCCTGAGATCGCTTCGTCCTGGGGAGTTGGCAAGGATCTGATCAACCTGACGCTCGTGTTATGGTTTGCGTCCTTCAGTGTGTCCATTCTCATTTCCGGCTCATTGTCGGATAAATATGGCCGTAAGCCGCTCTTGCTCTGGGGGCTTTCCCTGTTTGTTGTGACATCTTTTCTATGTGCCGGCGCGGGTTCCGCGCAAATGCTTATTCTGTTTCGGATTTTCCAGGGCTTGGGTGCCGGGGCTCCGGCAGCGATTGTTCTTGCCATCATTCGCGACCGATTTACTGGAAAAGAGCGTCATCAGGCCATCGCCTATGTTATGACAATTGTCGCCGTAGCGCCCATGGTGGCTCCAATTATCGGCGCCATGCTGCTGGAATTTTTCAACTGGCGCTTTATCTTTGTGATGCAGGGTGTCATGGTCAGCATCACCCTGCTCGTGACCTTTGCCTTTAAGGAGTCTCTTGCTGACCCACTGAATATCAGTCTCAAACGGTTGATGACCCGTTACACGGTTCATTTCCGGAATAAAGAGTTTATGTTTGCCAGTATCAGTATGGGTATTCTGGTGTTGCCTTTTTATGGCTTTATCGCCTTTTCTCCCATCTACTACATTACCATTCACGGCCTGTCTGAAAAAATGTTCAGCCTGCTGTTTGGTCTTAACGCTCTTTCGTCAATGTGCGGTGCTTTCTCTTCATCGTTTATTGTCAAATGGGTTAGTGACAAAACCGTGATCACAGTGTCGATTTACGGCTGTGTGATCGCCGGAATTGGCCTCATGGTACTGGGGTCTCAACATTTCCTCTATTTCTTTGTCTTCATGGCGTTTTTCTCCTTTTGCACCGGTATCAGCCGTCCAATCAGCGGCAACATGATTCTCGGTTTGGTAAAAACCGATGTTGGATCTGCGTCCTCATTTCTGGTGTTTTACCAATTTATTTCCGGCGCCTTGTGCATGGCCTTTGTCACGCTGCAGTGGAGCTACCCAGTGCTGGTCTATGGTAGCCTGACCACGATTGTGTCGATTCTGGTCCTGATTCTGTGGGCTCGTATTGCCCCACACCTCAATCCAATTCATTGA